One Oncorhynchus nerka isolate Pitt River linkage group LG5, Oner_Uvic_2.0, whole genome shotgun sequence genomic window carries:
- the LOC115129594 gene encoding ETS-related transcription factor Elf-1-like, whose protein sequence is MATAVQPNELVFEFASNGMDEINQLDDPSVFPAVIVEQVPATDLMQVYSGMESDEVANGIMVDTTLHVVEEPIMVGDVGLSETTVSGTEDSMETNEAAAALLNMESPNNILDEKRMIHTYGTMLESDYTYIPLRPEANGCIDVSLDEETSSMDEIPQKSMSKPQRKTKVRKPRAVRPYSPITTPSLPLKKKSKEGKGNTIYLWEFLLALLQDKNTCPKYIKWTQREKGIFKLVDSKAVSKLWGKHKNKPDMNYETMGRALRYYYQRGILAKVEGQRLVYQFKEMPPDLVVIDDEDTCPELSAGYGGQRPSHHGRGMGGRGGPRGGHGKNHADGRHPISVKQVKREPIDMDGRLYHEVNGTHTEQMIQTVHVLQPNQGAAVPASSYNTRNINMATSVPMVLTSSGQLQPLLSNGDSSSNSSPPRIILHTVPSTTAGGKDVLTIQTASLATGTGNLQDHHHQHQQPQFLVTSLGSTTATTGVINTTTASLNGLPRLVTLNTATGQPMVAQQPGTVIATLLKSSSGDELLHGLHGIKEEMLDPYYLQSWVNGDPSFGMEAGEAELTYRTVIIGTNQSLGQSQGETGSESPVNGHLAQGSSPSEGLTPVEELEVRGEMALQPEHMLGVKGLQELPEITVHLPASFIQIKTEPTEA, encoded by the exons cTGGATGACCCGTCCGTGTTTCCAGCTGTCATCGTAGAGCAGGTGCCCGCCACTGACCTGATGCAGGTCTACTCGGGCATGGAATCGGACGAGGTGGCCAACGGCATCATGGTGGACACCACTCTACACGTGGTGGAGGAGCCCATTATGGTCGGAGACGTGGGCCTCTCAG AAACGACGGTGTCGGGCACAGAGGACAGCATGGAGACCAACGAGGCTGCGGCAGCCCTTCTCAACATGGAGTCACCAAACAACATCCTGGATGAGAAGCGCATGA TTCACACCTATGGGACCATGTTGGAGTCTGACTACACCTACATCCCTCTTCGGCCGGAGGCCAATGGCTGCATTGATGTATCGCTGGACGAGGAAACATCCTCCATGGACGAGATCCCTCAGAAGAGCATGTCCAAACCACAGAGGAAAACTAAAG TGCGCAAGCCGCGGGCGGTGCGTCCATACTCCCCCATCACCACTCCCAGCCTGCCACTCAAGAAGAAGAGCAAGGAGGGCAAAG GGAACACCATCTACCTATGGGAGTTCCTCCTGGCCCTGTTGCAGGACAAGAACACCTGTCCCAAGTACATTAAGTGGACGCAGAGGGAGAAGGGCATCTTTAAGCTGGTGGACTCAAAGGCCGTGTCCAAACTGTGGGGAAAGCACAAGAACAAACCTGACATGAACTATGAAACCATGGGCAGGGCACTCAg GTATTACTACCAGCGCGGTATCCTGGCTAAGGTGGAGGGCCAGCGGCTGGTCTACCAGTTTAAAGAGATGCCTCCTGACCTAGTGGTAATCGATGATGAGGACACGTGCCCCGAACTCAGCGCTGGCTATGGGGGTCAGCGCCCCAGCCATCACGGCCGGGGAATGGGGGGCCGTGGAGGCCCCAGAGGCGGTCACGGAAAAAACCATGCTGACGGGCGCCATCCTATATCGGTAAAACAAGTGAAGAGAGAGCCCATTGATATGGATGGAAGGCTGTACCATGAGGTCAACGGGACACATACAGAACAGATGATCCAGACAGTCCACGTGCTGCAGCCCAACCAGGGGGCGGCTGTGCCGGCCTCCTCGTACAACACGAG GAACATCAACATGGCTACCTCCGTTCCCATGGTTCTGACATCGTCCGGCCAGTTACAGCCCCTCCTGTCCAACGGTGACTCCTCCAGCAACTCTTCCCCGCCCAGGATCATCCTCCACACTGTCCCCTCCACCACTGCGGGGGGCAAGGATGTCCTCACCATCCAGACTGCCTCCTTGGCCACCGGGACGGGCAACCTCCAggaccaccaccatcaacaccagcAACCCCAGTTTCTGGTCACCAGTCTGGGCTCCACCACTGCCACCACGGGGgtcatcaacaccaccacggcTTCCCTCAATGGTCTCCCCCGCCTAGTTACCCTCAACACGGCCACTGGTCAGCCCATGGTGGCCCAGCAACCAGGAACAGTCATCGCCACCTTGCTGAAGTCCTCGAGCGGTGACGAGCTCCTCCATGGCCTGCACGGCATCAAGGAGGAGATGTTGGACCCTTACTACCTGCAGTCGTGGGTTAATGGAGACCCTTCCTTTGGGATGGAGGCAGGGGAAGCAGAGCTCACCTACAGGACTGTGATCATTGGGACGAATCAAAGTCTTGGGCAGAGCCAGGGGGAGACTGGCAGCGAGTCTCCAGTGAACGGACACCTTGCCCAGGGAAGCAGCCCCAGCGAGGGCCTCACCCCTGTGGAGGAGCTGGAGGTGCGTGGGGAGATGGCTCTGCAGCCAGAGCACATGCTGGGGGTCAAGGGGCTCCAGGAGCTGCCGGAGATCACTGTCCACCTCCCGGCCTCCTTCATCCAGATCAAGACAGAGCCCACGGAGGCCTAG